From a region of the Nocardioides ginsengisegetis genome:
- a CDS encoding FkbM family methyltransferase, translating to MTSARRRILGPLLARAGVDVTRLEDGAYVVQRRHRPLAVQRIGPPRLRTHVVADRRTVRKQMNGYQNQLGAHLGEEHLSWVFRELGINVVLDVGANEGQFATRLRRAGYRGRIVSYEPVRHLVGLLREHAAADPEWLVEDCALGDVDGTAEINVTPGKLSSLLPASDFGKAWSDKLRESHTETIRIRRLDQVLDDAVAGVAAPRVFLKMDTQGYDLATVRGAGDRLGEVLGLQSEVSCVPIYDGMPRMTEQLDTYEAAGFAISAMFPVSRHRPTLRVIEFDVVMVRPDAVTRDHG from the coding sequence GTGACCAGTGCACGACGCAGGATCCTCGGTCCCCTGCTGGCGCGAGCCGGCGTCGACGTGACCCGTCTGGAGGACGGCGCCTACGTCGTCCAGCGGCGCCACCGCCCACTCGCGGTCCAGCGCATCGGCCCACCGCGGCTGCGGACGCACGTCGTCGCGGACCGCCGGACGGTCCGCAAGCAGATGAACGGCTACCAGAACCAGCTCGGCGCCCACCTCGGCGAGGAGCACCTCTCGTGGGTCTTCCGGGAGCTCGGCATCAACGTCGTCCTCGACGTCGGCGCCAACGAGGGCCAGTTCGCCACCCGGCTGCGGCGCGCGGGCTACCGCGGGCGGATCGTCTCCTACGAGCCCGTCAGGCACCTCGTCGGCCTGCTGCGCGAGCACGCGGCGGCCGACCCCGAGTGGCTGGTCGAGGACTGCGCGCTCGGCGACGTCGACGGCACCGCGGAGATCAACGTGACACCCGGCAAGCTCAGCTCGCTCCTGCCGGCCAGCGACTTCGGCAAGGCCTGGTCGGACAAGCTCCGCGAGTCCCACACCGAGACCATCCGGATCCGCCGGCTCGACCAGGTCCTCGACGACGCGGTCGCGGGGGTCGCGGCACCCCGGGTCTTCCTCAAGATGGACACCCAGGGCTACGACCTGGCCACCGTCCGCGGCGCCGGCGACCGGCTCGGCGAGGTGCTGGGGCTCCAGTCGGAGGTGAGCTGCGTCCCGATCTACGACGGCATGCCGCGGATGACCGAGCAGCTCGACACCTACGAGGCGGCCGGATTCGCGATCTCGGCGATGTTCCCGGTCAGCCGGCACCGGCCGACCCTGCGGGTCATCGAGTTCGACGTCGTCATGGTCCGCCCGGACGCGGTGACCCGGGACCACGGCTGA
- a CDS encoding MFS transporter has protein sequence MSTRRTSLVILGGLVLLSLNLRPAAVSVGPVLAEVRSALGMSPVAAGLLTSLPVLAFAFFGALAPTAARRVGVHRVTLLALVAAVVGLAGRAVTSSEALFLALSMLALGGMAMANVLLPSLVKLHFPDAVGRVTAIYTTALAVGLTTSLLLTVPVSHAGGSWRWGLGIWAGLALLAALPWVGLVAHDRALDQAPRSIGWADVARTRLGWAMALFFGLQSMQAYAVFGWFAQLWRDHGYTAGQAGALVGLLAAVSIPLSLWAPAAVARRTDQARILLAIMLCYPVGYVGLMIAPHAFAIPGALLVGIGAVTFPIVLVLIGLRARTPEGTAALSSFTQSTGYLLAALGPFGVGTLYDATGGWTAPLLMLTALMVPQIAAGLYVARPAAIEDQLPGSRTISDVAGSKPPRR, from the coding sequence GTGAGCACCCGTCGTACGTCCCTGGTCATCCTCGGCGGACTCGTCCTGCTGTCGCTCAACCTGCGGCCCGCCGCCGTCAGCGTCGGGCCGGTGCTCGCGGAGGTCAGGTCCGCGCTCGGGATGTCGCCCGTCGCCGCAGGCCTGCTGACCTCGCTGCCAGTGCTGGCCTTCGCGTTCTTCGGCGCGCTCGCGCCGACCGCGGCCCGACGGGTGGGCGTGCACCGGGTGACGCTGCTGGCGCTGGTCGCGGCCGTCGTCGGGCTGGCCGGCCGGGCGGTGACCAGCAGCGAGGCGCTCTTCCTCGCGCTGTCGATGCTCGCGCTCGGCGGCATGGCGATGGCCAACGTGCTGCTCCCGTCGCTGGTGAAGCTGCACTTCCCCGACGCCGTCGGGCGGGTGACGGCGATCTACACGACCGCCCTCGCCGTCGGCCTGACCACGTCCCTGCTGCTCACCGTCCCCGTCTCGCACGCGGGCGGCAGCTGGCGCTGGGGACTCGGCATCTGGGCCGGCCTCGCCCTGCTCGCCGCACTCCCCTGGGTCGGCCTGGTGGCGCACGACCGGGCGCTGGACCAGGCACCGCGCAGCATCGGCTGGGCCGACGTGGCCCGCACCCGGCTGGGCTGGGCGATGGCGCTGTTCTTCGGGCTCCAGTCGATGCAGGCGTACGCCGTGTTCGGCTGGTTCGCCCAGCTGTGGCGCGACCACGGCTACACCGCCGGGCAGGCCGGCGCGCTGGTCGGGCTGCTCGCCGCCGTGTCGATCCCGCTGTCGCTGTGGGCGCCCGCGGCGGTGGCGCGGCGCACCGACCAGGCGCGGATCCTGCTCGCGATCATGCTCTGCTACCCCGTCGGCTACGTGGGCCTGATGATCGCCCCGCACGCGTTCGCGATCCCCGGCGCCCTGCTGGTCGGCATCGGGGCCGTGACGTTCCCGATCGTCCTGGTGCTGATCGGGCTCCGCGCGCGCACCCCGGAGGGCACTGCGGCCCTGTCGAGCTTCACCCAGTCCACGGGCTACCTGCTGGCCGCGCTGGGGCCGTTCGGCGTCGGCACGCTGTACGACGCCACCGGTGGCTGGACCGCGCCCCTGCTGATGCTGACCGCGCTGATGGTGCCGCAGATCGCCGCGGGCCTCTACGTGGCGCGGCCGGCCGCGATCGAGGATCAGCTGCCGGGCAGCCGCACCATCAGCGACGTGGCCGGCTCGAAGCCGCCGCGCAGGTAG
- a CDS encoding GNAT family N-acetyltransferase translates to MAEAIRVAGWEQRHDVAALRRAWTEENAGHPVEDDGFTDRFEEWLEREQDQRVTWLGYADGEAVAMVNLLVFTRMPRPGESAPNQWGYLANCYVLPEHRNGGLGGRMLDALTAYADEQGFVRVVLSPSPRSVPFYLRGGFEPATSLMVRLPGS, encoded by the coding sequence GTGGCCGAGGCGATCCGGGTCGCCGGCTGGGAGCAGCGGCACGACGTCGCCGCCCTGCGCCGGGCCTGGACCGAGGAGAACGCCGGCCACCCGGTCGAGGACGACGGCTTCACCGACCGCTTCGAGGAGTGGCTGGAGCGGGAGCAGGACCAGCGCGTCACGTGGCTGGGGTACGCCGACGGCGAGGCCGTCGCGATGGTCAACCTGCTGGTCTTCACCCGCATGCCGCGTCCCGGCGAGTCCGCACCCAACCAGTGGGGCTACCTCGCCAACTGCTACGTCCTGCCCGAGCACCGCAACGGTGGCCTGGGCGGTCGCATGCTCGACGCGCTCACGGCGTACGCCGACGAGCAGGGTTTCGTGCGCGTCGTGCTCAGCCCGAGCCCGCGGTCGGTGCCGTTCTACCTGCGCGGCGGCTTCGAGCCGGCCACGTCGCTGATGGTGCGGCTGCCCGGCAGCTGA
- a CDS encoding TIGR03960 family B12-binding radical SAM protein — translation MSVSVFARLEPRLPSVSKPIQYVGGELNSTVKDWDCAPEGETVRWALMYPDAYEVGLPNQGVQILYEVLNERDWIVAERTYSVWPDMEKVMREGDEQGPIPQFTVDAHRPVRDFDVFGLSFSTELGYTNMLNALDLAGIPMHAVDRGDEDPIVLAGGHAAFNPEPIADFLDAAVLGDGEEVVLAISEVVREWKAEGRHGGRDELLRRLAVTGNIYVPKFYDVAYAEDGSIEAVVPNRPGIPFRVRKHTLMDLDAWPYPAKPLVPLAETVHERFSVEIFRGCTRGCRFCQAGMITRPVRERSIETIGNMVENGIRKSGFEEVGLLSLSSADHTEIAEVAKGLADRYEGSNVSLSLPSTRVDAFNISLANEFSRNGRRSGLTFAPEGGSERMRKVINKMVTEEDLIRTVATAYSHGWRQVKLYFMVGLPTETDEDVLQIADLARKVIQKGREVAGRNDIRCTVSIGGFVPKPHTPFQWAAQLDHETTDDRLKKLRDTVRDDKKYGRAIGFRYHDGKPGTIEGLLSRGDRRVGAVIEQVWRDGGRFDGWSEHFSYDRWADSAATALEGTGVDLAWYTTREREYDEVLPWDHLDSGLDKDWLWADWEDAIDPSSDVEVEDCRWTPCYDCGVCPTMDTDIQIGPTGRQLLPLSVV, via the coding sequence GTGTCCGTGAGCGTGTTCGCCCGTCTCGAGCCCCGACTCCCGTCGGTCTCGAAGCCGATCCAGTACGTCGGTGGCGAGCTGAACTCCACCGTCAAGGACTGGGACTGCGCGCCGGAGGGCGAGACCGTCCGGTGGGCGCTGATGTACCCCGACGCCTACGAGGTCGGCCTGCCCAACCAGGGCGTCCAGATCCTCTACGAGGTCCTCAACGAGCGCGACTGGATCGTGGCCGAGCGCACCTACTCGGTGTGGCCCGACATGGAGAAGGTCATGCGCGAGGGCGACGAGCAGGGCCCGATCCCGCAGTTCACCGTCGACGCCCACCGCCCGGTGCGCGACTTCGACGTGTTCGGCCTGAGCTTCTCCACCGAGCTCGGCTACACCAACATGCTCAATGCTCTCGACCTGGCCGGCATCCCGATGCACGCGGTCGACCGTGGCGACGAGGACCCGATCGTGCTGGCCGGCGGCCACGCGGCGTTCAACCCCGAGCCGATCGCCGACTTCCTCGACGCCGCCGTGCTCGGTGACGGCGAGGAGGTCGTGCTCGCGATCTCCGAGGTCGTCCGCGAGTGGAAGGCCGAGGGTCGCCACGGTGGCCGCGACGAGCTGCTGCGCCGCCTCGCGGTCACCGGCAACATCTACGTCCCGAAGTTCTACGACGTCGCGTACGCCGAGGACGGCTCGATCGAGGCCGTCGTGCCCAACCGGCCCGGTATCCCCTTCCGGGTCCGCAAGCACACGCTGATGGACCTCGACGCCTGGCCCTACCCGGCCAAGCCCCTCGTGCCGCTCGCCGAGACCGTGCACGAGCGCTTCTCGGTGGAGATCTTCCGCGGCTGCACCCGCGGCTGCCGCTTCTGCCAGGCCGGCATGATCACCCGCCCGGTCCGCGAGCGCTCGATCGAGACCATCGGCAACATGGTCGAGAACGGCATCCGCAAGTCCGGCTTCGAGGAGGTCGGACTGCTCTCGCTCTCCAGCGCCGACCACACCGAGATCGCCGAGGTCGCCAAGGGCCTGGCCGACCGCTACGAGGGCAGCAACGTCTCGCTCTCGCTGCCGTCGACCCGCGTCGACGCGTTCAACATCTCGCTGGCCAACGAGTTCTCCCGCAACGGCCGCCGGTCCGGCCTGACGTTCGCCCCCGAGGGTGGCTCGGAGCGGATGCGCAAGGTGATCAACAAGATGGTCACCGAGGAGGACCTGATCCGCACCGTGGCGACGGCCTACTCCCACGGCTGGCGGCAGGTGAAGCTCTACTTCATGGTCGGCCTCCCCACCGAGACCGACGAGGACGTCCTCCAGATCGCCGATCTGGCCCGCAAGGTGATCCAGAAGGGCCGCGAGGTCGCCGGCCGCAACGACATCCGCTGCACCGTCTCCATCGGCGGCTTCGTGCCCAAGCCGCACACGCCCTTCCAGTGGGCCGCGCAGCTCGACCACGAGACCACCGACGACCGGCTCAAGAAGCTGCGCGACACGGTCCGCGACGACAAGAAGTACGGCCGCGCCATCGGCTTCCGCTACCACGACGGCAAGCCCGGCACCATCGAGGGACTGCTCTCCCGCGGCGACCGCCGGGTCGGTGCCGTCATCGAGCAGGTGTGGCGCGACGGCGGCCGCTTCGACGGCTGGAGCGAGCACTTCTCCTACGACCGCTGGGCCGACTCGGCCGCCACCGCGCTCGAGGGCACCGGCGTCGACCTGGCCTGGTACACCACCCGCGAGCGCGAGTACGACGAGGTCCTCCCGTGGGACCACCTCGACTCCGGCCTCGACAAGGACTGGCTGTGGGCCGACTGGGAGGACGCCATCGACCCGTCCTCCGACGTCGAGGTCGAGGACTGCCGCTGGACGCCCTGCTACGACTGCGGCGTCTGCCCGACCATGGACACCGACATCCAGATCGGGCCCACGGGTCGGCAGCTGCTGCCGCTCAGCGTCGTCTGA
- a CDS encoding DUF4188 domain-containing protein, with amino-acid sequence MAQVNQGRWAAGIEGDFVVFLIGARLDLRHPIRSLRDLGGMRGMPYMLKFLTEHPEKGLLGYETYGLTMNVQYWRSFEDLERFARSEEDPHRPAWRNYWRRVGTDPRSGIWHETFLVRAGEYEAVYGNMPRHGLAKAGALVSLKADSSARGRLKRLTR; translated from the coding sequence ATGGCACAGGTGAACCAGGGCCGCTGGGCGGCCGGCATCGAGGGCGACTTCGTGGTGTTCCTCATCGGGGCGAGGCTGGACCTGCGACACCCGATCCGTAGCCTGCGCGACCTGGGCGGGATGCGCGGCATGCCGTACATGCTCAAGTTCCTCACCGAGCACCCCGAGAAGGGGCTCCTCGGCTACGAGACCTACGGGCTGACCATGAACGTGCAGTACTGGCGGTCCTTCGAGGACCTCGAGCGGTTCGCCCGCAGCGAGGAGGACCCGCACCGGCCGGCTTGGCGCAACTACTGGCGGCGCGTCGGCACCGACCCCCGCTCGGGGATCTGGCACGAGACATTCCTGGTCCGGGCCGGCGAGTACGAGGCGGTCTACGGCAACATGCCGCGACACGGGCTCGCCAAGGCCGGGGCGCTGGTGTCGTTGAAGGCCGACTCCAGCGCGCGCGGCCGGCTCAAGCGGCTGACGCGCTGA
- a CDS encoding TIGR03086 family metal-binding protein has translation MDLNTLYHRTVEAWADRVNAVRPDQWDDPTPCREWTVRDLVNHVCGEDLWTVPLMSGQTIEEVGDRLDGDLLGADPIRSSLEAASEATRSVAEWLPKGGTVHLSYGEEQAEEYVHQLAADHLVHGWDLAAATGGDVRLDPALVHEVAVWFEGREELYRAAGAVGPRAAEHGTAQSALLAGCGRDAEWGPNHAALARFSAAFGRGDVDAIMALMTDDVVFEATGPAPDGTRHEGADAVRAVWVELFGQTPNAAFTEEESFVAGDRAVLRWRFDWTDESGAPGHVRGTDLMRLRDGLVAEKLSYVKG, from the coding sequence ATGGACCTCAACACGCTGTACCACCGCACCGTCGAGGCGTGGGCGGACCGGGTCAACGCGGTCCGACCGGACCAGTGGGACGACCCCACGCCCTGCCGGGAGTGGACGGTCCGCGACCTGGTCAACCACGTCTGCGGCGAGGACCTGTGGACCGTGCCGCTGATGAGCGGCCAGACCATCGAGGAGGTCGGGGACCGCCTCGACGGGGACCTGCTCGGGGCCGACCCGATCCGCAGCTCGCTGGAGGCGGCGTCCGAGGCGACCCGTTCCGTCGCCGAGTGGCTGCCCAAGGGCGGCACCGTCCACCTCTCCTACGGCGAGGAGCAGGCCGAGGAGTACGTCCACCAGCTCGCCGCCGACCACCTCGTCCACGGCTGGGACCTAGCGGCGGCGACCGGGGGAGACGTCCGGCTCGACCCGGCGCTCGTCCACGAGGTCGCGGTCTGGTTCGAGGGGCGCGAGGAGCTCTACCGGGCCGCCGGCGCGGTCGGCCCCCGGGCCGCCGAGCACGGCACCGCCCAGAGCGCCCTGCTCGCCGGGTGCGGCCGGGACGCCGAGTGGGGTCCCAACCACGCCGCCCTGGCGCGCTTCTCGGCGGCGTTCGGCCGCGGTGACGTGGACGCGATCATGGCGCTGATGACCGACGACGTCGTCTTCGAGGCCACGGGTCCCGCCCCCGACGGCACCCGCCACGAGGGTGCCGACGCGGTGCGCGCGGTGTGGGTCGAGCTGTTCGGCCAGACGCCCAACGCCGCCTTCACCGAGGAGGAGTCGTTCGTCGCCGGCGACCGCGCCGTGCTGCGCTGGCGCTTCGACTGGACCGACGAGTCGGGCGCCCCGGGCCACGTCCGCGGCACCGACCTGATGCGGCTGCGGGACGGTCTCGTCGCCGAGAAGCTGTCCTACGTCAAGGGCTGA
- the rodA gene encoding rod shape-determining protein RodA has product MPPTTPRPLLRAPGLDWILMTAVLALVTLGSLLVWSATSHREDLTMGDPTAYLRKQLVNVAIGLVLLVLVMATDHRWVRILAPLVYLCSIAGLALVLTMGVTINGSRSWLQLGGMSIQPSEFAKLAVVIGMGLLVAERAEGRRRTQIGTVEVLGMLAIAGVPASLIMLQPDLGTMLVLSATVFGVLATSGAPRRWLLLLAGGGVTAAVAAVAAGFLKQYQVDRFMAFTNPDLDPRGAGYNVEQARIAVGNGGLFGQGLFHGSQTRSGFVPEQHTDFIFTVAGEELGLIGAGVLIALLAVVIWRALAIAAHTDDPFGRIAAAGIACWFGFQAFQNIGMCLGIMPVTGVPLPFVSYGGSSMFAGMLAIGLLQNIHLRSTASVPTRYVMPVRVLTSR; this is encoded by the coding sequence GTGCCCCCCACCACCCCGCGCCCGCTCCTGCGGGCCCCAGGCCTCGACTGGATCCTGATGACGGCCGTGCTCGCGCTCGTCACGCTGGGCTCGCTGCTCGTCTGGTCGGCCACCTCGCACCGCGAGGACCTCACGATGGGTGACCCCACGGCGTACCTCCGCAAGCAGCTGGTCAACGTCGCCATCGGCCTGGTGCTGCTCGTGCTGGTGATGGCCACCGACCACCGCTGGGTGCGGATCCTGGCGCCGCTGGTCTACCTCTGCTCGATCGCCGGGCTCGCGCTGGTGCTGACGATGGGCGTGACCATCAACGGCTCGCGCTCGTGGCTCCAGCTGGGCGGGATGTCGATCCAGCCCTCGGAGTTCGCCAAGCTCGCCGTGGTGATCGGCATGGGCCTGCTCGTCGCCGAGCGTGCCGAGGGTCGTCGCCGCACCCAGATCGGGACGGTCGAGGTGCTCGGGATGCTCGCGATCGCCGGGGTCCCTGCGTCGCTGATCATGCTGCAGCCCGACCTCGGCACGATGCTGGTGCTGTCCGCGACCGTCTTCGGCGTCCTCGCCACCTCCGGCGCCCCGCGCCGCTGGCTGCTGCTCCTCGCCGGCGGCGGCGTCACCGCCGCGGTCGCGGCCGTGGCCGCGGGCTTCCTCAAGCAGTACCAGGTCGACCGCTTCATGGCCTTCACCAACCCCGACCTCGACCCGCGCGGAGCCGGCTACAACGTCGAGCAGGCCCGGATCGCGGTCGGCAACGGCGGGCTCTTCGGGCAGGGGCTCTTCCACGGCTCGCAGACCCGCTCCGGCTTCGTGCCCGAGCAGCACACCGACTTCATCTTCACCGTCGCCGGCGAGGAGCTCGGCCTGATCGGGGCGGGCGTCCTGATCGCGCTCCTCGCGGTCGTGATCTGGCGTGCGCTCGCGATCGCCGCCCACACCGACGACCCGTTCGGCCGGATCGCGGCCGCCGGCATCGCCTGCTGGTTCGGCTTCCAGGCCTTCCAGAACATCGGGATGTGCCTGGGCATCATGCCCGTCACCGGCGTACCCCTGCCCTTCGTGTCCTACGGCGGCAGCTCGATGTTCGCGGGCATGCTCGCGATCGGCCTGCTCCAGAACATCCACCTGCGCTCGACCGCCTCCGTCCCGACCCGCTACGTCATGCCGGTCCGGGTGCTCACCTCCCGCTGA
- the mrdA gene encoding penicillin-binding protein 2, whose translation MTPHSASAGSRKSRLRLIVIQALVFSLFATLFARLYYLQVVTGDDYQAQAASQSVREIVQQPQRGLIVDDMGRPLVANRTSWVVSIDRTMLGKMTDSQRTRLVARVADAVDMAPGRVTKRLVTCGDPDAVIGLCWNGSPYQPVPVATDVRQAVALRILEQPEDYPSVLAEQQSVRAYPRPYGVNLAHVLGYLSPITEEEYDKARADGDKSVNGASSVGRAGVEKEYDRWLRGMPGYKQVAVDSMGRVLGDDSEVMGQPGDTLVTSIDAKVQGVVEKQLADTIALARQTYDPVTHMNYKADSGAVVVMEARTGRIVAMASQPTYDPSVWVGGITKKQLARLYSEKAGTPLLARATQGQFAPGSTWKPLMTVGALDHGFSPDTKLNCSSNFQVGNRLFKNYESESYGYITFAQALQLSCDTFFYRVGFHFWQKYGSDPTDVDAYDPLVEQAKKFGFGKPTGVDLPGEASGRIADRHWKLAYWKAMKGYYCGMDEKGNAPSAFLKLFAHEFCLEGSYYRAGDSVNYAIGQGDTIVTPLQLARAYASLSNGGTLFEPRVAKAIVSSDGTVLKRFPPAVMGHVKSSKAALSYVDTALQGTPKVGTLAWKFIDFPLDRVPIRGKTGSAEVYGKQSTSWVATYDKDYVVVMMVSQAGTGSGTSGPAVRKIWETLYGIDGMDVNPRNAAIPGTTPPAGLPTFMKDGSILPPARKE comes from the coding sequence ATGACGCCACACTCGGCCTCCGCGGGGAGCAGGAAGTCCCGCCTGCGCCTGATCGTCATCCAGGCGCTCGTCTTCTCGCTGTTCGCGACCCTCTTCGCCCGGCTCTACTACCTCCAGGTCGTCACGGGCGACGACTACCAGGCCCAGGCCGCCTCGCAGTCGGTCCGCGAGATCGTCCAGCAGCCCCAGCGCGGCCTGATCGTCGACGACATGGGTCGCCCGCTGGTCGCCAACCGCACCTCCTGGGTCGTCTCCATCGACCGGACGATGCTCGGCAAGATGACCGACAGCCAGCGCACCCGCCTCGTGGCCCGGGTCGCCGACGCGGTCGACATGGCCCCCGGCCGGGTGACCAAGCGGCTCGTCACCTGCGGCGACCCGGACGCCGTGATCGGCCTGTGCTGGAACGGCTCGCCCTACCAGCCGGTGCCGGTCGCCACCGACGTGCGCCAGGCCGTCGCGCTGCGGATCCTCGAGCAGCCCGAGGACTACCCCTCGGTGCTCGCCGAGCAGCAGAGCGTCCGCGCCTACCCGCGCCCCTACGGCGTCAACCTCGCCCACGTGCTTGGCTACCTCAGCCCGATCACCGAGGAGGAGTACGACAAGGCGCGCGCCGACGGCGACAAGTCGGTCAACGGCGCCTCGTCCGTGGGCCGCGCCGGCGTGGAGAAGGAGTACGACCGCTGGCTGCGCGGGATGCCCGGCTACAAGCAGGTCGCCGTCGACTCGATGGGCCGCGTGCTCGGCGACGACAGCGAGGTCATGGGCCAGCCCGGCGACACGCTCGTCACCTCGATCGACGCCAAGGTCCAGGGCGTCGTGGAGAAGCAGCTCGCCGACACGATCGCGCTGGCGCGCCAGACCTACGACCCGGTCACGCACATGAACTACAAGGCCGACTCCGGCGCCGTCGTGGTGATGGAGGCCAGGACCGGTCGGATCGTCGCGATGGCCAGCCAGCCGACGTACGACCCGTCGGTGTGGGTCGGCGGCATCACCAAGAAGCAGCTCGCCCGCCTCTACTCCGAGAAGGCCGGCACCCCGCTGCTGGCGCGGGCGACGCAGGGCCAGTTCGCGCCCGGCTCGACGTGGAAGCCGCTGATGACCGTCGGCGCGCTCGACCACGGGTTCAGCCCGGACACCAAGCTCAACTGCTCGTCGAACTTCCAGGTCGGCAACCGGCTCTTCAAGAACTACGAGTCGGAGTCCTACGGCTACATCACCTTCGCCCAGGCGCTCCAGCTCTCCTGCGACACGTTCTTCTACCGCGTCGGCTTCCACTTCTGGCAGAAGTACGGCTCGGACCCGACCGACGTCGACGCCTACGACCCCCTGGTCGAGCAGGCGAAGAAGTTCGGGTTCGGCAAGCCGACCGGTGTCGACCTCCCGGGCGAGGCCAGTGGCCGGATCGCCGACCGGCACTGGAAGCTGGCCTACTGGAAGGCCATGAAGGGCTACTACTGCGGGATGGATGAGAAGGGCAACGCGCCCTCGGCCTTCCTCAAGCTCTTCGCTCACGAGTTCTGCCTCGAGGGCAGCTACTACCGCGCCGGCGACTCGGTCAACTACGCGATCGGCCAGGGCGACACCATCGTCACGCCGCTCCAGCTGGCCCGCGCCTACGCCTCGCTCTCCAACGGCGGCACGCTCTTCGAGCCGCGCGTCGCGAAGGCGATCGTCAGCTCCGACGGCACCGTCCTCAAGCGTTTCCCGCCCGCGGTGATGGGCCACGTGAAGTCCAGCAAGGCTGCGCTGTCGTACGTCGACACCGCGCTGCAGGGCACGCCGAAGGTCGGCACGCTCGCCTGGAAGTTCATCGACTTCCCGCTCGACCGGGTCCCGATCCGGGGCAAGACCGGCTCCGCCGAGGTCTATGGCAAGCAGTCGACCTCTTGGGTGGCGACCTACGACAAGGACTACGTGGTCGTGATGATGGTCAGCCAGGCCGGCACCGGCTCGGGCACCTCCGGCCCGGCGGTGCGCAAGATCTGGGAGACGCTCTACGGCATCGACGGCATGGACGTGAACCCGAGGAACGCCGCGATCCCCGGCACCACCCCGCCCGCCGGGCTGCCCACGTTCATGAAGGACGGCTCGATCCTGCCGCCGGCGAGGAAGGAATAG
- the mreD gene encoding rod shape-determining protein MreD: MSPIRGLAAVAAVAVALVLQVSVFPHLAWDGIVPNLCLLVVVGAALTRGPQFAAVLGFVAGLVLDLAPPADHVAGRWALALVVVGYVAGRMRQDVKPTAAAVVATVAASSFVGTSIFALSGIVLSDGIVGIPDLLRVILVAVLWDVLLTPFVLPLVMAMFHRLEPARTT; this comes from the coding sequence GTGAGCCCGATCCGTGGCCTCGCCGCCGTGGCCGCCGTCGCGGTCGCCCTGGTCCTGCAGGTGTCGGTCTTCCCGCACCTCGCCTGGGACGGCATCGTCCCCAACCTCTGCCTGCTGGTCGTCGTCGGCGCCGCGCTCACCCGCGGCCCGCAGTTCGCCGCCGTCCTCGGCTTCGTGGCCGGGCTCGTGCTCGACCTCGCCCCGCCCGCCGACCACGTCGCGGGCCGTTGGGCGCTCGCGCTGGTCGTCGTCGGGTACGTCGCCGGCCGGATGCGCCAGGACGTCAAGCCCACCGCCGCCGCTGTCGTGGCCACCGTCGCCGCCTCCAGCTTCGTCGGTACGTCGATCTTCGCGCTGAGCGGCATCGTGCTCTCCGACGGCATCGTCGGCATCCCCGACCTGCTGCGGGTCATCCTGGTGGCCGTGCTCTGGGACGTGCTGCTGACGCCGTTCGTGCTGCCCCTGGTGATGGCGATGTTCCACCGGCTCGAGCCGGCCCGGACCACCTGA
- the mreC gene encoding rod shape-determining protein MreC has product MGLGKPGSPREQRWTSMDRQEERNRPSRSLMVALLLGCLTLITLDYHGGADSPMEPARRAVGEVFGPIETGTATVIRPFTAVPAWFRTKGALRDDIAELTAENSRLKSEVATQDYDRNRLEEFEGLTSAAENLGYALVPARVVGLGAAQSFSHTVTIDAGSSSGIHPDMTVVNNDGLVGRVLRVTSTTATVLLIIDTESVVGGRVGESMEVGFLHGRGVLGDAGRLDLDLVDESEVPADHDSVVTWGSDGGAPYVSGVPVGRVVSVYSSLRDTSQRAVIEPYVDFGALDVVGVVVPSGTASDRAVIEADGSLQ; this is encoded by the coding sequence ATGGGTCTCGGCAAGCCCGGGAGCCCGCGCGAGCAGCGCTGGACCTCGATGGACCGCCAGGAGGAGCGCAACCGCCCCTCCCGCTCGCTCATGGTCGCGCTGCTGCTCGGCTGCCTGACCCTGATCACCCTCGACTACCACGGCGGCGCGGACTCCCCGATGGAGCCGGCCCGCCGTGCCGTGGGCGAGGTGTTCGGTCCGATCGAGACGGGCACCGCCACGGTGATCCGCCCGTTCACGGCCGTCCCGGCGTGGTTCCGCACCAAGGGCGCGCTCCGCGACGACATCGCCGAGCTCACGGCCGAGAACTCCCGGCTGAAGTCCGAGGTCGCCACCCAGGACTACGACCGCAACCGGCTCGAGGAGTTCGAGGGCCTCACCTCGGCCGCCGAGAACCTCGGCTACGCGCTCGTCCCGGCCCGCGTCGTCGGGCTCGGCGCCGCCCAGTCCTTCTCCCACACCGTCACCATCGACGCCGGCTCCTCCTCCGGGATCCACCCCGACATGACGGTGGTCAACAACGACGGCCTCGTCGGCCGGGTCCTCCGGGTCACCAGCACCACCGCCACCGTGCTGCTCATCATCGACACCGAGTCGGTCGTCGGCGGGCGGGTCGGTGAGTCGATGGAGGTCGGCTTCCTGCACGGGCGGGGCGTCCTGGGCGACGCCGGCCGCCTCGACCTCGACCTCGTCGACGAGTCCGAGGTCCCCGCCGACCACGACTCGGTCGTGACGTGGGGGTCCGACGGGGGAGCGCCGTACGTCTCCGGCGTGCCGGTCGGCCGCGTCGTCTCGGTCTACAGCAGCCTGCGTGACACCTCTCAGCGTGCGGTCATCGAGCCGTACGTCGACTTCGGCGCCCTCGACGTGGTCGGCGTGGTCGTGCCCTCCGGCACCGCCAGCGACCGGGCCGTCATCGAGGCAGACGGGAGCCTCCAGTGA